In a genomic window of Acidobacteriota bacterium:
- a CDS encoding carbon-nitrogen hydrolase family protein, protein MRLALIQMESAIGGLDGNIARASRFIDEAAAGGAELLVLPEFWSTGYFPLAVDYSFYDLADSDAGKATTAVRDKARQHGVHIASTIYERHGPGLFYNTSMMVSPKGEIVSKYRKVHVPARRGLEKLFYRGGSKFPVAPVGEWRVGTMLCYDTLLPEPARCLALNGAELILAPFGASTTEGGIWEHMIITRAFENGAYVAACNAVGELHLPDGDAFVLGGKSIIVDPEGGIVAEAPASGEMVVYGDLGLDQVNEVRNRYFMFRDRRPDAYRVITADTEDILG, encoded by the coding sequence ATGAGACTAGCGCTGATTCAGATGGAGAGCGCCATCGGCGGACTCGACGGAAACATTGCCCGGGCCTCCCGCTTCATCGACGAAGCGGCAGCCGGAGGAGCCGAGCTCCTGGTCCTCCCCGAGTTCTGGAGCACCGGATATTTCCCCCTGGCGGTGGATTACAGCTTCTACGACCTGGCCGACAGCGACGCCGGAAAGGCCACTACGGCGGTCCGGGATAAGGCGCGGCAGCACGGAGTGCACATCGCGTCCACCATCTATGAGCGCCACGGTCCCGGACTCTTTTACAACACCTCCATGATGGTGAGTCCCAAGGGCGAAATCGTCAGCAAGTACCGGAAGGTCCATGTCCCGGCACGGAGAGGTCTGGAAAAACTTTTCTACCGCGGCGGCTCCAAGTTTCCCGTGGCTCCGGTGGGCGAGTGGCGGGTCGGCACCATGCTCTGCTACGACACCCTGCTGCCCGAACCAGCCCGGTGCCTGGCCCTGAACGGGGCGGAACTGATCCTGGCGCCTTTCGGGGCGTCGACCACCGAGGGGGGGATCTGGGAACACATGATCATCACCCGGGCCTTCGAAAACGGTGCCTACGTGGCCGCCTGCAATGCGGTCGGGGAACTGCATCTTCCCGATGGCGACGCCTTCGTCCTGGGCGGCAAGAGCATCATCGTGGATCCGGAAGGGGGAATCGTGGCGGAGGCCCCGGCGTCCGGGGAGATGGTCGTCTATGGAGATCTCGGGCTGGACCAGGTGAACGAGGTCCGCAACCGCTACTTCATGTTCCGGGACCGCCGGCCCGACGCGTATCGAGTCATCACCGCCGACACGGAAGACATTCTCGGTTAG
- a CDS encoding sialidase family protein, with product MAIAANAGMPFCTPAPPLRTRPFFRSEDLFVAGVNGVREYRIPALATTAKGTLLALCDARVEKPGDAPNNIDLVLKRSEDQGETWSRMAVVADFPGSRAACDPCMLVDGRTGRVWVIYDHVWPDLESLERANQVLPQGVMPDGTGRIITLHAIVSEDDGKTWSPPEDITGQLTQEGWVAVMAAPGRGIRTASGRLVVPCYSRRVDGSGRQGDYSSVAYSDDRGRSWTLGSAAGPATNECQVVELANGDLMLNMRSYHGRGCRAVATSGDGGESWSELRHDTELIEPRCQASLIGYGAGAGSGGWNRLLFSNPAHRKERVNMTVRLSSDSGATWPVSRVIHPGPSAYSCLTVLEDGKVGLLYENGSGSPYERISFARFNLEWLTGGNVPPA from the coding sequence ATGGCAATCGCGGCAAACGCGGGGATGCCTTTTTGCACCCCGGCGCCGCCCCTGCGGACCCGTCCCTTTTTTCGGAGCGAGGATCTCTTCGTCGCGGGCGTGAACGGGGTTCGCGAGTATCGGATTCCGGCTCTGGCGACCACGGCGAAAGGGACGCTGCTGGCCCTCTGCGATGCCCGGGTGGAGAAACCGGGGGATGCCCCCAACAACATCGACCTGGTCCTGAAACGCAGCGAAGATCAGGGGGAGACCTGGTCGCGGATGGCGGTGGTGGCCGACTTTCCGGGAAGTCGGGCGGCCTGCGATCCCTGCATGCTGGTCGATGGACGGACCGGTAGGGTCTGGGTGATCTACGATCATGTCTGGCCCGACCTCGAGTCTCTGGAGCGGGCGAACCAGGTTCTTCCCCAGGGGGTGATGCCGGACGGGACGGGCCGGATCATCACTTTGCACGCCATCGTCAGCGAGGACGACGGAAAGACCTGGTCTCCGCCGGAGGACATCACCGGCCAACTCACCCAAGAGGGCTGGGTGGCCGTGATGGCCGCTCCGGGAAGAGGGATCCGGACCGCCAGCGGCCGTCTTGTCGTGCCCTGCTACTCCCGCCGTGTGGACGGGTCCGGCCGTCAGGGCGACTACTCCTCGGTGGCCTACAGCGACGACCGGGGCCGGAGCTGGACACTGGGGTCGGCCGCCGGTCCCGCCACCAATGAATGCCAGGTGGTCGAACTGGCGAACGGAGACCTGATGCTGAACATGCGGAGCTACCATGGAAGGGGGTGCCGGGCGGTCGCCACGTCCGGCGACGGCGGCGAGTCCTGGTCGGAGTTGAGACACGACACCGAGCTGATCGAACCCCGGTGCCAAGCGAGCTTGATCGGATACGGCGCCGGGGCGGGCAGCGGCGGCTGGAATCGGCTTCTGTTCTCGAACCCGGCCCACCGCAAGGAGCGGGTCAACATGACGGTGCGGCTGAGTTCGGATTCGGGGGCCACCTGGCCCGTTTCCAGGGTCATTCATCCCGGCCCGTCGGCCTATTCGTGCCTCACGGTGCTGGAGGACGGCAAAGTCGGTCTGCTGTACGAGAATGGCTCCGGGAGCCCCTACGAGCGGATCAGCTTCGCCCGATTCAATCTGGAGTGGCTGACCGGCGGGAATGTGCCGCCGGCGTAA
- a CDS encoding CRTAC1 family protein, translating to MERSRTIGFRARMALPALALWTWLPAAPVQFTDITAEAGIRFRHFNGAAGHFYFPEIAGPGAAFLDYDRDGDQDIFLVNGSSLPAPNPATDPNSQLYRNDGSGTFTEVTPRSMIDLRGFFGMGAAAGDYDNDGDPDLYVTGYLRSVLLVNNGDGTFRDGTDAAGVRNPGHWATSAGFFDFDRDGLLDLFVCNYVRFDTAVNPPCSGGGFRSYCHPSAFEGDPNVLYRNNGDGTFSDVSGESGVAGVRGKSLGVAFADYDRDGWIDVFVANDTVADFLFHNQGNGTFREVGFLAGVAYNEDGHARAGMGVDFGDYDGDGRLDLIVTNFTSEGNALFRNAGDGSFAEVTRHTGIRKNSFLKVGFGVRFFDYDNDADLDVMAVNGHVIPRIAEYRDDTSFPQEKLLYDNREGKFRERSRESGDCFSVRDVGRGAAFADIDNDGDVDVLVTNNAGGAQLLRNDGGNRNNWLLLKLVGAKSNRDGIGARLTARIGGRVVVTQVQRAASYLSSQDRRVHLGLGASPIVDRLRIEWPSGRSQTMRALPANRILTIEETVQEGP from the coding sequence TTGGAACGAAGTAGGACCATCGGGTTCCGGGCGCGGATGGCCCTGCCGGCCCTGGCGCTTTGGACCTGGCTGCCGGCGGCGCCGGTCCAATTCACCGATATTACGGCGGAGGCCGGGATTCGATTCCGGCATTTCAACGGGGCCGCCGGCCATTTCTATTTTCCCGAGATCGCCGGACCGGGAGCCGCTTTTCTCGACTATGACCGGGACGGCGACCAGGACATCTTTCTGGTCAACGGATCGAGCCTGCCGGCGCCGAACCCCGCCACCGACCCCAACAGCCAGTTGTATCGAAACGACGGCAGTGGAACTTTCACCGAGGTCACACCCCGGTCCATGATCGACCTCAGGGGGTTCTTCGGCATGGGGGCGGCAGCGGGAGACTATGACAACGACGGCGATCCGGACCTTTACGTCACCGGCTACCTGAGAAGTGTCCTCCTGGTCAACAACGGGGACGGCACCTTCCGGGACGGCACCGATGCAGCGGGAGTCCGGAACCCGGGGCACTGGGCCACCAGCGCCGGGTTTTTCGACTTCGACCGGGACGGTCTCCTGGACCTCTTCGTCTGCAACTACGTCCGGTTCGACACCGCCGTGAATCCCCCCTGCTCCGGCGGCGGATTCCGGTCCTATTGTCATCCCAGCGCCTTCGAAGGCGACCCCAACGTCCTCTACCGCAACAACGGTGACGGGACCTTCTCCGACGTGAGCGGGGAGAGCGGGGTTGCCGGGGTGCGCGGCAAGTCCTTGGGAGTGGCCTTCGCCGACTATGATCGGGACGGTTGGATCGACGTGTTCGTGGCCAACGACACCGTGGCCGACTTTCTCTTCCACAACCAGGGGAATGGCACCTTCCGGGAGGTCGGTTTCCTGGCGGGCGTCGCGTACAACGAGGATGGTCATGCCCGGGCCGGAATGGGAGTGGACTTCGGCGATTACGACGGGGACGGCCGGCTGGACCTGATCGTTACCAACTTCACCTCCGAGGGAAACGCGCTCTTCCGCAACGCCGGGGATGGGTCGTTCGCCGAGGTCACCCGCCACACCGGGATCCGCAAGAACAGCTTCCTGAAGGTGGGGTTCGGCGTTCGCTTCTTCGATTACGACAACGACGCCGACCTGGACGTGATGGCCGTGAACGGGCACGTGATTCCCCGCATCGCCGAGTACCGGGACGACACCAGCTTTCCCCAGGAAAAGCTCCTCTATGACAACCGGGAAGGGAAATTCCGGGAACGGTCGAGGGAGTCGGGAGACTGCTTTTCGGTCCGGGACGTGGGGCGGGGCGCCGCCTTCGCCGACATCGACAACGACGGCGACGTCGACGTCCTGGTGACCAACAATGCCGGCGGGGCGCAACTGCTTCGGAACGACGGCGGTAATCGAAATAACTGGCTGCTCCTGAAATTGGTCGGCGCCAAGAGCAACCGGGACGGCATCGGAGCCCGTCTCACCGCCCGCATCGGCGGTCGGGTCGTCGTCACCCAGGTCCAGCGGGCGGCCAGCTACCTGTCGAGCCAGGACCGGCGCGTGCACCTCGGGCTGGGGGCGTCCCCGATAGTGGACCGGCTGCGGATCGAGTGGCCCAGCGGCAGGTCCCAGACGATGCGCGCCCTGCCGGCCAATCGTATTCTGACCATCGAAGAGACGGTTCAGGAAGGACCTTGA
- a CDS encoding tetratricopeptide repeat protein gives MKDFVPCRHLRCQSSGCGPIPFPERQADHCLTRVTAACGLASRIAALLLVLLGAGSILPGQDRARAQELYGSAVALLESGDYAGADEKIGSLLADFPEIPQALNVAGIIADLRGQPERSIAYFERAVVLRDDFIDARSNLARLYAKTGRLQEARRQFERVLDWNPAHLPSLKGLVELLNETGDYEAGLKNAVRALAQAPGDPELLLVLAKAQFKLGREAEAAATTRRLRRLLAFDGEGLHALGLMLLENGRYADAVTILREAGERQGRDPEIVSSMGIGYGLARKVNQAISSFQESIRLRPREPQGYFHLALAYGMQGRFDEAAAELRRVLRLDPESTDAAHHLGVSLYKQGLEAEAKPFFTQVRQREPDRVETLYYLALIRFQEGDYPKSLGLLSRVLTLQEDHISAHYKAAQVNAKLGRRTEAQGLLREFKRLELQRERSRKERFHIYAGVGDDFSVFGTK, from the coding sequence GTGAAAGACTTTGTTCCTTGCCGCCACCTCCGTTGCCAATCATCAGGCTGCGGGCCGATCCCGTTTCCCGAGCGTCAGGCGGATCACTGCCTGACCCGCGTTACCGCCGCCTGTGGTCTTGCGTCCAGGATCGCGGCGCTTCTCCTGGTCCTGCTCGGTGCCGGTTCGATCCTCCCGGGACAGGATCGGGCCCGGGCGCAGGAGCTCTATGGGAGCGCCGTCGCCCTGTTGGAGTCGGGGGACTATGCCGGAGCCGACGAGAAGATCGGTTCCCTTCTCGCCGACTTCCCCGAAATTCCGCAAGCGCTGAACGTGGCCGGGATTATCGCCGATCTTCGTGGGCAGCCGGAGCGATCCATCGCCTACTTCGAGCGGGCCGTGGTCCTGCGCGACGATTTCATCGATGCTCGAAGCAACCTGGCCCGCCTCTACGCCAAGACCGGTCGGCTCCAGGAGGCCCGGCGTCAGTTCGAGCGCGTGCTCGATTGGAACCCCGCCCATCTGCCGTCGCTGAAGGGCCTGGTCGAACTGCTCAATGAAACGGGTGACTACGAAGCCGGACTGAAAAACGCAGTCCGGGCACTGGCCCAGGCGCCTGGGGACCCGGAACTGCTCCTGGTATTGGCCAAGGCTCAGTTCAAGCTGGGGCGGGAGGCGGAGGCTGCGGCAACGACCCGTCGGTTGCGCCGCCTGTTGGCCTTTGACGGCGAAGGACTCCATGCCCTGGGGCTGATGCTGTTGGAGAACGGCCGCTACGCCGATGCCGTCACGATTCTCCGCGAAGCCGGAGAACGCCAGGGGCGGGATCCGGAAATCGTCAGCTCCATGGGCATCGGCTACGGTCTGGCCCGGAAGGTCAACCAGGCCATCTCCTCTTTCCAGGAGTCCATCCGTCTGCGCCCCCGGGAACCGCAGGGATACTTTCACCTGGCTCTTGCCTATGGAATGCAGGGCCGTTTCGACGAAGCCGCCGCCGAGCTTCGCAGAGTGCTGAGATTGGACCCGGAATCCACCGACGCGGCTCACCACTTGGGCGTCAGCCTCTACAAGCAGGGGCTCGAGGCCGAGGCGAAGCCATTCTTCACGCAGGTCCGGCAGCGGGAGCCGGACCGGGTGGAGACCCTCTACTACCTGGCTCTCATTCGTTTCCAGGAGGGCGACTACCCGAAAAGCCTGGGTCTCCTGAGCCGGGTGCTGACTTTGCAAGAGGATCACATTTCCGCACACTACAAGGCGGCGCAGGTCAACGCCAAGCTGGGACGCCGGACGGAGGCCCAAGGGCTGCTCCGGGAGTTCAAGCGGCTGGAGTTGCAGCGGGAGCGTTCGCGGAAGGAAAGATTCCACATCTATGCAGGGGTCGGCGACGACTTCTCCGTCTTTGGAACGAAGTAG
- a CDS encoding carboxypeptidase regulatory-like domain-containing protein, with product MTRKPSRLALAAALALFACASVLGQQISGTITGNVADTSGAVLPGAEVTATNTATGVDSGALVNDQGLYRIPNLPPGIYDLTASLPGFKTTVISGIEVRVDSVVRRDVALDVGAIADQVTVEASRNVVESEEPSLGEVVGETEILELPSGEKNFMTLASITPGVTPELPTGEFGSSYANRSNLQVAISGQRHVSTNVLFDGIPSKEFYIGLVATVPAVETLQEFKVQKGYFAGNYDNAAVINVVTKSGTNEIHGTLWEAHQNDNTNARSFFDVGSPETLRNQYGFEVGGPILSDRLFWYGSYEEIRGRESGTGRGSVPNAGWLNGDFSDLLPGTQLVDPITGNPFNNNQIPSSRIDGFAQTWMERGFIPGPTHPGAALNYIGPTLTVVDENKMLVRFDYAPSESDKFFGRYSYSRSDRFEDRIIREDSTRPLHADNMVVDWVHVFGPALTLNLKGGLNRVDFSAAGRSQDTETNWGQVFGVKNINVVPVCNRVLSLGIGGVGGFGTWSNNCEEPVQKDQHYLVNLNWIEGRHQVMLGAEVRRKRQDLAIVSGHAGRFTFNNRFSGHNFADFLLGYPSGIDGVNYQNPVKKHAFWYNGFIQDDIKVTQNFTLSLGMRYQVYPWESDEDHLIMLFIQEGDGSTIQASPERPRLVDIDANDFAPRIGFAWTPNGRDDLAIRSSFGVFYDDVPGNDRGWDSIGPSVGVGQNFISDLLTPTLRTTGQLPDPPAIEPTSIMGPNVFFIMNSETKRRDPYQQVWTLSLQKTWGSDLFTEIAYVGSHGIHMSKRRNLNVLHQAQPPECGAECRISKRRFKNFAWILTDQGEGQAYYHGLESSLRKRLSHGFSFTAAYTYSKSLDWDSFDNKGARAYVPGKPDKGRSTFDVRQRFVTSFIYETPKMQNLSAVPRTLFGGWQLSGIGSLQSGFGFHPTTSFDPSNTEQIATNKRPDRTCDGNGGRAINQWFSTRCFQMPALGTFGNSGVHFLDTDGFINFDFSLAKNFYIPQINEESKIQLRFDSFNFFNNVNFGKPGSRLERASFGVVSSALPGRIFQFGLRFSF from the coding sequence ATGACAAGGAAACCCTCGCGCCTCGCTCTGGCGGCGGCTTTGGCACTGTTCGCCTGCGCTAGTGTCCTGGGCCAGCAGATCTCAGGGACCATAACCGGCAACGTGGCCGATACTTCCGGCGCAGTGCTTCCCGGAGCGGAGGTCACCGCCACGAATACGGCCACGGGAGTGGATTCGGGGGCCCTGGTCAATGACCAGGGACTCTATCGCATCCCCAATCTCCCTCCCGGCATCTACGATCTCACCGCCTCCCTGCCCGGTTTCAAGACCACGGTCATCAGTGGCATCGAGGTCCGGGTCGACAGCGTGGTGAGGCGGGACGTGGCCCTCGACGTGGGCGCAATCGCCGATCAGGTGACCGTGGAAGCGTCCCGGAACGTGGTCGAGTCGGAGGAACCCTCGCTGGGTGAAGTGGTCGGAGAGACGGAGATTCTCGAGCTGCCCTCGGGTGAAAAGAACTTCATGACCCTGGCCAGCATCACCCCCGGAGTGACGCCCGAACTCCCCACCGGCGAGTTCGGTTCCTCCTACGCGAACCGGAGCAACCTGCAGGTGGCCATTTCGGGACAGAGGCACGTATCGACCAACGTCCTCTTCGACGGCATTCCCAGCAAGGAGTTCTACATCGGTTTGGTGGCCACGGTCCCGGCGGTGGAGACGCTGCAGGAGTTCAAGGTCCAGAAAGGGTACTTCGCCGGCAACTACGACAATGCCGCCGTCATCAACGTGGTGACCAAATCGGGCACCAACGAAATCCACGGCACGCTCTGGGAGGCGCATCAGAACGACAACACCAACGCCCGCAGCTTCTTCGATGTGGGCAGCCCGGAGACTCTGCGCAACCAGTACGGTTTCGAGGTGGGGGGGCCGATTCTTTCCGACCGGTTGTTCTGGTATGGAAGTTATGAGGAGATCCGTGGCCGGGAGTCCGGGACCGGGAGAGGGAGCGTTCCCAATGCCGGATGGCTGAACGGCGACTTCTCCGATCTACTCCCCGGCACCCAACTGGTCGATCCCATAACCGGAAACCCCTTCAACAACAACCAGATCCCGAGTTCTCGAATCGACGGCTTCGCTCAGACCTGGATGGAACGGGGATTCATTCCGGGTCCCACGCATCCGGGAGCGGCGCTGAACTACATCGGCCCCACGCTGACTGTCGTGGACGAAAACAAAATGCTGGTGCGGTTCGACTACGCGCCCTCCGAGAGCGACAAGTTCTTCGGCCGCTATTCCTACAGCCGGTCGGACCGGTTTGAGGACCGGATCATTCGGGAGGACTCGACCCGCCCGCTGCACGCGGACAACATGGTGGTCGATTGGGTTCACGTCTTCGGTCCCGCACTGACCCTCAATCTCAAGGGAGGTCTCAACCGCGTGGACTTCTCGGCTGCCGGCCGGTCCCAGGACACCGAGACCAATTGGGGTCAGGTGTTCGGCGTAAAAAACATCAATGTCGTTCCGGTGTGCAACCGAGTGCTCTCCCTGGGCATCGGCGGAGTCGGGGGCTTCGGGACCTGGAGCAACAACTGCGAAGAGCCGGTTCAAAAGGACCAGCACTACCTGGTCAATCTGAACTGGATCGAAGGAAGACACCAGGTCATGCTGGGTGCGGAGGTGCGGAGAAAGCGCCAGGATCTGGCCATCGTGAGCGGTCACGCCGGGCGTTTCACCTTCAACAACAGATTCAGCGGGCACAATTTCGCCGACTTCCTGCTCGGGTATCCCAGCGGTATCGATGGGGTCAACTACCAGAACCCGGTCAAGAAGCACGCCTTCTGGTACAACGGCTTCATTCAGGACGACATCAAAGTGACCCAGAACTTCACTCTTTCGTTGGGAATGAGGTATCAGGTCTATCCTTGGGAATCCGATGAAGACCACCTCATCATGCTGTTCATTCAGGAGGGTGACGGAAGCACGATCCAGGCCTCGCCCGAAAGGCCGAGACTGGTGGACATCGACGCCAACGACTTCGCGCCCCGCATCGGGTTCGCCTGGACGCCGAACGGGCGTGACGATCTCGCCATCCGCAGCAGCTTCGGGGTCTTCTACGACGACGTGCCGGGCAACGACCGGGGCTGGGACTCCATCGGACCCAGCGTGGGCGTCGGCCAGAACTTCATCAGCGACCTCCTGACCCCCACCCTGCGCACCACGGGGCAGCTCCCGGATCCGCCGGCCATCGAGCCCACCTCCATCATGGGGCCCAACGTCTTCTTCATCATGAACAGTGAGACGAAGCGGCGGGATCCCTATCAGCAGGTCTGGACGCTGAGTCTCCAGAAGACCTGGGGTTCCGACCTGTTCACCGAGATCGCCTACGTCGGGTCCCACGGCATTCACATGTCCAAGCGCCGCAACCTCAACGTCCTGCACCAGGCTCAGCCGCCCGAATGCGGGGCCGAGTGCCGGATTTCCAAGCGGCGCTTCAAGAACTTCGCCTGGATCCTGACCGACCAGGGCGAAGGCCAAGCCTACTATCACGGGTTGGAGAGCAGCCTGCGCAAGCGGCTGAGCCACGGCTTCAGCTTCACCGCGGCCTATACCTACTCCAAGTCGCTGGACTGGGATTCCTTCGACAACAAGGGGGCCCGGGCCTACGTGCCAGGCAAGCCGGACAAGGGACGCAGCACCTTCGACGTGCGCCAGCGTTTCGTCACGAGTTTCATCTACGAAACCCCCAAAATGCAGAATCTGAGTGCGGTGCCCCGGACCCTTTTCGGGGGTTGGCAGCTTTCGGGGATCGGAAGTCTGCAGAGCGGATTCGGCTTTCATCCCACGACTTCGTTCGATCCTTCCAACACCGAACAGATCGCCACCAACAAGCGGCCCGACCGCACTTGTGACGGAAACGGCGGCCGGGCCATCAACCAATGGTTCAGCACCAGATGTTTCCAAATGCCGGCCCTCGGCACCTTCGGCAACAGCGGCGTCCATTTTCTGGACACCGACGGGTTCATCAACTTCGATTTCTCGCTGGCCAAGAACTTCTACATTCCTCAGATCAACGAGGAGAGCAAGATTCAGTTGCGGTTCGACTCCTTCAACTTCTTCAACAACGTGAACTTCGGTAAACCAGGAAGCCGACTGGAGCGGGCCAGTTTCGGCGTCGTTTCGAGCGCCCTGCCGGGACGAATCTTCCAATTTGGACTGAGGTTTTCATTCTGA
- a CDS encoding gamma-glutamylcyclotransferase produces MLKLFVYGTLKRGCRNHNQFCRGALEIGEAQVRGRLYDGPGFPVLEVPGEDVLACGTADPLADVATQTRLADGAGKYPRPVPGGAKTGDWGTVYGELLTFDDPESRLPAIDRLEGFRPDGRSLYRRVLVVTSASGCRELAWVYTLESTDIKHRRILSGRWPVDSTG; encoded by the coding sequence ATGTTGAAACTCTTCGTCTATGGCACTCTCAAGCGAGGCTGCCGAAACCACAACCAATTCTGCCGGGGAGCGCTGGAGATTGGGGAGGCGCAAGTTCGCGGCCGGCTCTACGACGGACCCGGCTTCCCGGTTCTCGAGGTGCCCGGCGAGGATGTTCTGGCCTGCGGAACTGCGGACCCCCTCGCCGACGTGGCCACGCAAACGCGCCTTGCCGACGGGGCCGGAAAGTATCCCCGCCCGGTTCCGGGAGGCGCCAAAACGGGGGACTGGGGAACAGTGTACGGGGAACTTCTCACCTTCGACGACCCGGAATCCCGGTTGCCGGCCATCGACCGGCTGGAAGGCTTCCGTCCGGATGGCCGGAGCCTCTACCGCCGCGTGTTGGTGGTGACTTCGGCGTCCGGATGCCGCGAACTCGCCTGGGTCTACACTCTGGAGTCGACGGACATCAAACACCGCCGAATCCTGTCTGGCCGGTGGCCCGTGGATTCGACCGGGTGA
- a CDS encoding phytanoyl-CoA dioxygenase family protein — MTTEERIRRLKTDGFCVIEGVIPDDKVDQVRQSVVEAQARRHGEAEAELAATRSRGHRVGVMGVANLRQVINETQAFAPYLADRRILDLAEAFFGPWVRISCTDCVINNPGNGRGYLHADWPYNRTNASHVRAPYPDVMMHISTIWMLSPFSAETGGTLVVPGSHRTSSNPAGGGNSVPEDDPYPTEMNVCGPAGSVFVSDSRLWHAVAPNRSREPRIAILIRYAPWWLNLNPTMIGTPEHTAMVVETGGKNYELPPVRKSVYESLPEDVKPLYRFWVK, encoded by the coding sequence ATGACGACGGAGGAGAGAATCCGCCGCTTGAAGACGGACGGGTTCTGTGTGATCGAAGGGGTCATCCCCGACGACAAGGTCGATCAGGTCCGGCAAAGCGTGGTGGAGGCCCAGGCCCGGCGCCATGGGGAAGCCGAAGCCGAGTTGGCGGCGACGCGGTCCCGGGGTCACCGGGTCGGGGTCATGGGTGTCGCCAATCTCCGGCAGGTGATCAACGAGACCCAGGCTTTCGCCCCCTACTTGGCCGACCGGCGGATCCTGGATTTGGCGGAAGCCTTCTTCGGTCCGTGGGTCCGGATCTCCTGCACCGACTGTGTGATCAACAATCCGGGAAACGGGCGCGGCTATCTGCACGCGGACTGGCCCTACAATCGAACCAACGCCTCTCACGTTCGCGCCCCCTATCCCGACGTCATGATGCACATCTCGACGATTTGGATGCTTTCCCCCTTCAGCGCTGAGACGGGCGGCACGCTCGTGGTGCCCGGAAGTCACCGGACCTCCAGCAACCCGGCCGGCGGCGGAAACTCCGTCCCTGAAGACGACCCCTACCCGACCGAGATGAACGTCTGCGGTCCCGCCGGCAGCGTGTTCGTGAGCGACAGCCGGCTCTGGCATGCGGTCGCTCCCAATCGGAGCCGGGAGCCCAGGATCGCCATCCTGATTCGCTACGCTCCCTGGTGGCTCAATCTGAATCCCACCATGATCGGCACGCCGGAGCACACCGCCATGGTGGTGGAGACGGGCGGCAAGAACTACGAGTTGCCGCCGGTTCGAAAGAGCGTCTACGAATCCCTGCCGGAAGACGTGAAGCCGCTCTACCGGTTCTGGGTGAAATAA